One segment of Proteus appendicitidis DNA contains the following:
- a CDS encoding TonB-dependent receptor domain-containing protein, with translation MKKSVFSYTTLFISISYSLFANANTTIKTEEKPQSEVLKVYSTPLQTSAEKMATPVAVFTQEDLRANRSASIAETLTSLPGFHASFFGGGSVHPVIRGMSGNRVKVLHSGSDLMDVSSIGADHAITSEPFLSQRIEVLKGSATLLYGGGTIGGAINVIDSKIPMSVPEKGYDGELQYQYDSVSKGNIGAAGLTLGQDNLALRIEGTKRYQSDYNQPAPLHQGESRRLAGSYQDNQSANIGASWIFDDGYIGIGYGEQHRRYGLPGHTHFHDHEEEHHHVSTHPPVTGHHHDHNHEYPDEQHEHGIPYIIMESKRWDLRGEKSNPFTGVESVRFSAARTHYHHDEKEGHEVSTQFKNKGDELRFSFTHQPILGWRGVIGGQFNQRDFSAYGEEAYVPSTKTKNHALFLLEEYQLGDFRYELGFRQEWQSLLNRETQKNNKQNASSISAGLAWNFTQDYFLNLSLSHTKRLPVAEELYANGVHAASRTIEKGDPNLTAEAANNIDIGITKVTGDIQFNISSYYNRINNYIYGQFTGTELNNGYRSLQYVQNDAQFKGIEGNIDYYYNQDSLIGISGDYVRAKLLHNKGNIPRIPAYRLSTYIKHSITDNLTGQIRVDHFGKQNKTADYETPTDAYNTVSLGSEYIGYLDQTHYTLYAKINNIFDAKGKDSTSYIKDEMYLPGRNIILGATLTF, from the coding sequence ATGAAAAAATCGGTTTTCAGTTATACAACGCTTTTTATTTCAATAAGTTACTCTTTATTTGCGAATGCAAACACCACAATAAAAACAGAGGAAAAACCACAAAGTGAGGTATTAAAGGTTTATTCAACGCCTTTACAAACATCAGCAGAAAAAATGGCAACACCTGTTGCAGTTTTTACACAAGAAGATCTGCGAGCTAATCGTAGTGCATCTATTGCAGAAACATTGACATCTCTACCTGGTTTTCATGCCAGCTTTTTTGGTGGAGGTTCAGTACATCCAGTTATTCGGGGAATGTCAGGAAATCGAGTCAAAGTATTACACAGTGGTAGTGATCTTATGGATGTTTCATCTATTGGTGCAGATCACGCGATCACCAGTGAACCTTTTTTAAGCCAACGTATTGAAGTGTTAAAAGGATCTGCAACATTACTTTATGGTGGAGGTACGATAGGTGGCGCCATTAATGTTATTGATAGCAAAATTCCTATGTCAGTGCCTGAAAAAGGCTACGACGGCGAATTACAGTATCAATACGATTCCGTTTCTAAGGGGAATATAGGGGCAGCCGGATTAACATTAGGACAAGATAATTTAGCTCTGCGTATTGAAGGCACGAAACGTTATCAAAGCGATTACAACCAACCAGCACCTTTGCATCAAGGAGAGTCTCGCCGTTTAGCTGGCTCTTATCAAGATAACCAATCTGCAAATATCGGTGCATCGTGGATCTTTGATGATGGTTATATTGGGATTGGCTATGGTGAACAACATCGCCGATATGGATTACCTGGCCATACTCATTTTCATGATCATGAGGAGGAACATCATCACGTTTCTACTCACCCTCCTGTAACCGGTCATCATCATGATCACAATCATGAATACCCTGATGAACAACATGAACATGGCATTCCCTATATTATTATGGAGAGTAAACGATGGGATCTACGTGGTGAAAAAAGTAATCCATTTACCGGTGTTGAATCGGTACGTTTCAGTGCGGCCAGAACCCATTATCATCATGATGAAAAAGAAGGTCATGAAGTTAGTACCCAATTTAAAAACAAAGGAGATGAATTAAGATTTTCTTTCACACATCAACCTATTTTAGGCTGGCGTGGTGTTATTGGTGGGCAATTTAATCAACGTGATTTTAGTGCTTATGGAGAAGAAGCTTATGTACCATCAACAAAAACCAAAAATCACGCCCTCTTTTTATTAGAAGAATACCAATTAGGTGATTTTCGCTATGAATTAGGCTTTCGCCAAGAGTGGCAATCACTGTTAAATAGAGAAACGCAAAAAAACAATAAGCAGAATGCATCTTCTATTTCTGCTGGATTAGCGTGGAATTTTACACAAGACTATTTTTTAAATTTATCACTATCACACACGAAAAGATTACCGGTAGCAGAAGAGCTTTACGCGAATGGTGTTCATGCTGCAAGTCGAACTATTGAAAAAGGCGATCCTAATTTAACCGCAGAGGCAGCAAATAATATTGATATTGGAATAACTAAAGTTACAGGTGATATTCAATTCAATATTAGCTCCTATTATAACCGTATTAATAATTATATTTACGGTCAGTTTACTGGCACTGAATTAAATAATGGTTATCGTTCATTACAATATGTTCAAAATGATGCACAATTTAAAGGTATAGAAGGTAATATTGATTATTACTATAACCAAGATAGCTTAATTGGTATTTCTGGTGATTATGTTAGAGCAAAATTACTGCATAATAAGGGAAATATACCAAGAATACCGGCTTATCGTTTAAGTACTTATATTAAACATAGTATTACAGATAATTTAACTGGACAAATCCGTGTTGACCATTTTGGAAAACAAAATAAAACGGCAGACTATGAAACACCAACAGATGCTTATAATACGGTTAGTTTAGGTAGTGAATATATCGGTTATTTAGATCAAACCCATTATACCTTATATGCCAAAATTAATAATATCTTTGATGCAAAAGGAAAAGACAGTACCTCTTATATTAAAGATGAAATGTATTTACCGGGTCGTAATATTATCTTAGGCGCCACTCTTACATTCTAA
- the fbpC gene encoding ferric ABC transporter ATP-binding protein, translating into MTQQHFVELKNVIKRFGTNTVIEDLSLSIPQGKMVSLLGPSGCGKTTVLRLVAGLEKPTEGKIFIDGEDVTDRSIQQRDICMVFQSYALFPHMSLGENIGYGLKMLGRPKAEIKQRVSEALDLVDLAGFEDRFVDQISGGQQQRVALARALILKPKVLLFDEPLSNLDANLRRSMREKIRELQQQFNITSLYVTHDQSEAFAVSDMVLVMNKGKIMQLGSPQNLYRQPASEFMASFMGDANLFPATLGADYVEIFHYRLPKPDTFNTTKTEVRVGVRPEAITLSQQGDACQQCKIVHVAYMGPQYEVTVEWQNQTLLLQVNATQLQPSVGDSYYLQIHPYGMFILE; encoded by the coding sequence ATGACACAACAACATTTCGTTGAACTGAAAAATGTAATTAAGCGTTTTGGCACTAACACGGTGATTGAAGATCTCAGTTTGTCTATTCCACAAGGCAAAATGGTTTCATTATTAGGGCCTTCAGGTTGCGGTAAAACCACGGTATTACGTTTAGTCGCGGGATTAGAAAAACCGACAGAAGGGAAAATTTTCATTGATGGTGAAGATGTTACCGATCGCTCAATTCAGCAACGCGATATCTGTATGGTGTTTCAGTCTTATGCCCTTTTCCCTCATATGTCATTGGGAGAAAACATTGGCTATGGTTTAAAAATGCTAGGACGTCCGAAGGCTGAAATTAAACAACGTGTTTCCGAAGCCTTAGATCTGGTGGATTTAGCGGGCTTTGAAGACCGTTTTGTTGACCAAATTTCAGGAGGACAGCAACAACGTGTCGCTTTAGCTCGCGCCTTAATTTTAAAACCTAAAGTGCTGCTTTTTGATGAACCATTAAGTAACCTTGATGCCAATTTACGTCGTAGTATGAGAGAGAAAATTCGTGAGTTACAACAACAGTTTAATATCACCTCTCTTTATGTAACCCATGATCAAAGTGAAGCATTTGCGGTTTCTGATATGGTTTTAGTAATGAATAAAGGGAAGATAATGCAATTAGGTTCACCGCAAAATCTTTATCGTCAACCCGCGTCTGAATTTATGGCAAGTTTTATGGGAGATGCAAACTTATTCCCTGCCACATTGGGCGCTGATTATGTTGAGATCTTCCACTATCGCCTACCAAAACCAGACACGTTTAACACCACGAAAACCGAAGTTAGAGTGGGAGTTAGACCAGAAGCGATCACCTTATCTCAACAAGGCGATGCTTGTCAGCAATGCAAAATCGTCCATGTCGCTTATATGGGACCTCAATATGAAGTGACCGTGGAATGGCAAAATCAAACTTTGCTATTACAAGTCAATGCGACTCAGCTTCAGCCTAGCGTAGGCGACAGTTACTATCTGCAAATCCATCCTTATGGCATGTTTATCCTAGAATAA
- a CDS encoding ABC transporter permease, translating into MSHTLALPEKKRRDPIFLWILIAWMAFALLPSWSLDYGLLDSTADELLTSYGWSSVNISWLWFLLPSLLIFRPLTAPKRENRTRHYFDAGFALFCAFITIVSATLEGRGLGYSAIILFISLGMIMKTALTRLEWLGGDSFVIGSLIAVVALIGAFIIFPSIAIFIPMFKDSAGNFAPFEFIAILSQAHIVQVMLNSIVLSIAVGIGCTFFGLILAIYTSRIAVRSAIIGRVFSILPIVTPPFVVGLGVTLMMGRSGYVTEFLATYAGLENTNWLYGFTGIWLAQVLAFTPMSFMILDGAIKTIHPSLEEASYTLRANRYQTFFNVFMPLLKPALANAFLIVIVQSLADFSNPLVLGGNFDVIATQIYFYITGSQLDYQSASTLGASLLVFSLLVFCVQYMWIGKRSYVTVSGKSYRGDVQPLPSSLIAFVTTVLGIWVVFNILLYGSIFYGSFTVNWGVDYTLTLDNFIKLFGQGMSDGAWPSLLDTLLYAGIAAPITAILGLLIAYIVVRQDFKGKKSIEFTTMLCFAVPGTVAGVSYILAFNDSPFYLTGTAAIVIISMTMRNVPVGIRAGIAGLGQIDKSLDEASLSLRANSMRTIFYVLLPLLRPAILSALIYSFVRAITTVSAIVFLVTPDTRVATAYILNRVEDGEYGVAIAYGSILIVVMLAIIFLFDYLIGEARVSRSKAKNAQ; encoded by the coding sequence ATGTCTCACACACTCGCTTTACCTGAAAAAAAGAGGCGGGATCCCATATTTTTATGGATCCTAATTGCATGGATGGCATTTGCTTTACTGCCATCATGGAGCCTTGATTACGGTCTTTTAGATTCTACAGCAGATGAATTGCTCACCTCTTACGGCTGGAGTAGCGTTAATATTAGTTGGCTCTGGTTTTTATTACCAAGCTTGCTGATCTTTCGTCCATTAACTGCGCCTAAGCGTGAAAATCGCACTCGCCACTATTTTGACGCGGGTTTTGCCCTATTTTGTGCATTTATTACGATAGTCAGCGCCACACTTGAAGGACGTGGATTAGGTTATTCGGCGATCATCCTCTTTATTTCTCTGGGAATGATCATGAAAACCGCCTTAACACGCCTTGAATGGCTAGGTGGTGATAGCTTTGTTATTGGCTCTTTGATAGCCGTTGTTGCTCTCATCGGTGCTTTTATTATCTTCCCTAGTATCGCTATTTTTATTCCGATGTTTAAAGATAGCGCAGGCAATTTTGCACCTTTTGAGTTTATCGCGATTTTAAGCCAAGCTCATATTGTGCAAGTGATGCTCAACTCTATTGTGCTTTCTATTGCCGTAGGGATAGGCTGTACTTTCTTTGGTTTAATTCTGGCAATTTATACGTCTCGTATAGCGGTACGCTCTGCCATTATTGGTCGTGTATTTTCTATATTACCTATCGTTACTCCCCCTTTTGTTGTCGGTTTAGGAGTGACGTTAATGATGGGACGCTCTGGTTATGTAACAGAGTTTCTCGCCACTTACGCAGGGCTTGAAAATACCAACTGGTTATATGGTTTTACAGGGATTTGGTTGGCGCAAGTGCTCGCGTTTACGCCTATGTCTTTTATGATTTTAGATGGTGCGATTAAAACCATTCACCCTTCATTAGAAGAAGCCTCTTACACCTTAAGAGCCAACCGTTACCAAACGTTCTTTAACGTCTTTATGCCGTTACTTAAGCCGGCTTTAGCCAATGCGTTTTTAATTGTGATTGTGCAATCTCTTGCTGACTTTAGTAACCCACTCGTTTTAGGCGGTAACTTTGACGTTATTGCGACACAAATTTATTTCTATATCACCGGCTCTCAGCTTGATTATCAATCAGCCAGTACATTAGGTGCATCACTGTTAGTTTTCTCACTATTGGTGTTCTGTGTGCAATATATGTGGATTGGTAAACGTTCTTACGTCACGGTATCAGGTAAATCTTATCGCGGTGATGTTCAGCCTCTGCCATCGTCACTGATTGCGTTTGTCACAACCGTTCTCGGTATTTGGGTTGTCTTTAATATTCTGCTCTATGGCAGTATTTTCTACGGCAGTTTCACCGTTAACTGGGGCGTTGATTACACCTTAACACTTGATAACTTTATCAAACTATTTGGTCAAGGAATGAGCGACGGTGCATGGCCTTCGTTGTTAGATACCTTGTTATATGCAGGTATTGCAGCGCCAATTACCGCTATTCTTGGACTATTAATTGCCTATATCGTGGTACGCCAAGACTTTAAAGGTAAAAAAAGTATCGAGTTCACAACCATGCTTTGTTTTGCCGTACCAGGAACCGTCGCTGGTGTCTCTTATATTCTTGCGTTTAATGATTCGCCTTTCTATTTAACGGGAACGGCGGCAATTGTCATTATTTCGATGACAATGCGTAACGTACCTGTAGGAATACGTGCGGGTATTGCGGGGCTGGGGCAAATTGATAAATCGCTTGATGAAGCTTCTTTAAGTTTAAGAGCGAACTCCATGAGAACCATTTTCTATGTGTTATTACCGTTATTGCGCCCTGCTATTTTGTCTGCGCTGATTTATAGCTTTGTGCGCGCAATCACTACAGTTAGTGCCATTGTCTTCCTTGTTACACCAGATACACGCGTGGCAACTGCTTATATTTTAAACCGCGTTGAAGATGGTGAATACGGTGTCGCAATTGCCTACGGCTCGATTTTAATCGTCGTCATGTTGGCAATTATTTTCTTATTTGATTATTTGATTGGCGAAGCCCGTGTTTCACGCTCTAAAGCCAAAAATGCACAGTAA
- a CDS encoding ABC transporter substrate-binding protein: MKLKTLSTLVAAGLALSAVSLSTNAAGRLVVYCSATNAMCEAETKAFAEKYDVKTTFVRNGSGSTLAKIEAEKRNPQADVWYGGTMDPHSQAGEMDLLEPYVSPNLDQIMPQFRDPAKRKGNYSSAVYVGILGFGVNKDRLKEKGIAIPTCWKDLIKPEYKGEIQIADPQSSGTAYTALATFDQLWGTEQAFDYLKKINTNISQYTKSGIAPARNAARGEAAIGIGFLHDYSLEVENGAPLELISPCEGTGYEIGGVSIIKNARNMDNAKLFVDWTLSKEAQEISWKEGKSYQILTNTSAESSPMALKLSDLKLINYDMDKYGDSEVRKELINKWVTEVKMGK, translated from the coding sequence ATGAAATTGAAAACCCTCTCTACACTCGTTGCTGCTGGTCTGGCTCTGTCTGCGGTTAGCTTATCAACAAATGCGGCTGGTCGCTTAGTGGTTTACTGTAGTGCGACAAATGCAATGTGTGAAGCTGAAACAAAAGCCTTTGCCGAAAAGTATGATGTTAAAACAACCTTCGTTCGTAATGGTTCAGGAAGTACTTTAGCTAAAATCGAAGCTGAAAAACGTAATCCACAAGCTGACGTTTGGTATGGCGGTACAATGGACCCTCACTCACAAGCGGGTGAAATGGATCTGCTAGAGCCTTACGTTTCGCCTAATCTTGATCAGATCATGCCACAATTTCGTGATCCGGCTAAACGCAAAGGTAACTACTCTTCTGCAGTTTATGTCGGTATTTTAGGTTTTGGCGTCAATAAAGATCGCTTAAAAGAAAAAGGTATCGCCATTCCAACGTGCTGGAAAGATTTAATTAAACCTGAATATAAAGGTGAAATTCAAATTGCCGATCCACAAAGTTCGGGAACCGCTTACACGGCACTAGCAACCTTTGACCAATTATGGGGCACTGAACAAGCCTTTGATTATCTAAAGAAAATCAATACAAATATCTCTCAATACACCAAATCAGGTATTGCTCCCGCACGAAATGCAGCCCGTGGTGAAGCAGCCATTGGTATTGGCTTCCTACATGATTACTCATTAGAAGTTGAAAATGGCGCTCCACTTGAATTGATTTCACCTTGTGAAGGTACAGGCTATGAAATCGGTGGTGTCAGTATCATTAAAAATGCCCGCAATATGGATAACGCAAAATTATTCGTAGATTGGACACTCTCAAAAGAAGCTCAGGAAATTAGCTGGAAAGAAGGTAAATCTTACCAAATTCTAACCAATACCTCGGCTGAATCTTCACCAATGGCACTGAAATTATCAGACTTAAAACTCATTAACTACGACATGGATAAATATGGCGATAGTGAAGTACGTAAGGAACTGATTAATAAGTGGGTTACCGAAGTAAAAATGGGTAAATAG
- the uhpC gene encoding MFS transporter family glucose-6-phosphate receptor UhpC — protein sequence MSGKNSASINKTYNFWRKNLMLSMIIGYATFYLTRKSVNFVMPVMQVELNLDKGDIGWIASLFYLTYGLSKFVSGVFHDKWGYRWFMGVGLVMTGIMNIIFAYCLSFPALLLVWALNGFFQGFGWPPCARLLTHWYSRNERGFWWGLWNISINLGGMSLPILTAWLATHYSWQVALLVPGTIGIIVGLWLCVRLKGTPAEEGLPTVGVWRRDVFELRQEQASPPKPMLTILKESILFNRMIWLLGFSYILVYLIRMAINDWGNIWLSETHGANLLSANAILSLFEVGGLLGALCSGWGSDLLFRGQRAPMILLFSLGLFTAVTALWLIPIHHYALLAACFFSIGFFVFGPQMLIGLAATEYCHKNAAGTVTGYLGLFAYLGAAMAGWPLSQVMAHYGWTGMFALLTSAAALMGLLLMPLLIADVSKQEHLVGPLSFSDDDTFKRF from the coding sequence ATGTCAGGTAAAAATTCGGCATCAATTAATAAGACCTATAACTTTTGGCGCAAAAATTTAATGCTGTCGATGATTATTGGTTATGCCACTTTCTATCTCACACGTAAAAGCGTCAACTTTGTGATGCCCGTTATGCAGGTGGAATTAAATTTAGATAAAGGGGATATCGGTTGGATTGCCAGCTTGTTTTATCTCACTTACGGTTTATCTAAATTTGTTTCTGGTGTTTTCCATGATAAATGGGGATACCGCTGGTTTATGGGTGTGGGATTAGTGATGACAGGCATTATGAATATTATCTTTGCCTATTGTCTTTCATTTCCTGCACTGCTTTTGGTTTGGGCGCTAAATGGTTTCTTTCAAGGCTTTGGCTGGCCGCCTTGTGCAAGGTTGTTAACACACTGGTATTCACGCAATGAACGCGGCTTCTGGTGGGGATTATGGAATATCTCAATCAACCTTGGCGGGATGAGTCTTCCCATTTTAACTGCGTGGCTAGCGACGCATTATAGTTGGCAAGTCGCACTGCTTGTTCCCGGTACTATCGGCATCATCGTCGGGCTATGGTTGTGTGTACGATTAAAAGGAACACCCGCAGAGGAAGGGCTTCCTACTGTGGGTGTGTGGCGGCGCGATGTTTTTGAATTACGTCAAGAACAGGCATCTCCCCCTAAACCTATGCTAACTATTTTGAAAGAGAGCATTTTATTTAACCGAATGATTTGGTTGCTGGGTTTTTCCTATATTTTGGTTTATCTCATACGTATGGCGATTAACGATTGGGGAAATATCTGGTTATCAGAAACACATGGTGCCAACTTATTGAGTGCTAATGCCATTCTCTCTTTGTTTGAAGTCGGTGGCTTACTTGGGGCTTTGTGTTCAGGCTGGGGTTCGGATTTATTATTCCGTGGTCAACGAGCGCCAATGATATTGCTGTTTTCACTCGGGCTTTTTACCGCAGTAACAGCACTTTGGTTAATTCCAATTCATCATTATGCTTTGCTCGCAGCCTGTTTTTTTAGTATCGGTTTTTTTGTGTTCGGACCACAGATGTTAATCGGGCTTGCTGCAACAGAATATTGTCATAAAAACGCAGCAGGCACGGTAACTGGCTACTTGGGATTGTTTGCCTATTTGGGGGCGGCAATGGCAGGTTGGCCATTAAGTCAGGTCATGGCGCATTATGGTTGGACTGGGATGTTTGCATTATTAACCAGTGCTGCGGCCTTAATGGGACTCTTACTGATGCCGTTGTTAATTGCTGATGTTAGCAAACAAGAGCATTTAGTTGGCCCACTTTCATTTTCCGATGACGACACATTTAAAAGGTTCTGA
- a CDS encoding MASE1 domain-containing sensor histidine kinase has translation MKRGLRFLLQSLFLLLTYSLLWLSLWVIGFYLSQNGQQAALFLPQGLRLALIILLWRRFWLPMLFAEWGLYYWLAQEQLITHFIIYLSPILSLVVALEVQRIWWRYPLYWQRLTLLIGAVGFNSLLQAFILGFVINTTSGIFLTSVTGGILLAPFVFLLYEYLRELQSRALVSDGTLEPPLRTSLLMWGFLFCLIGLSAQFFLTPEIERLLVILVFIPNVFMAYRYGWQGGVLSAILGSLIITFARQVNGAFNDLRELEMFLTTQAIIGIGLGIAISRQQQLAHNLRHYRLRLEQELQARRELMEQLVHTEEDVKKAIARELHDEIGQNITAIQIQSMLVKKMADNDKTRQTGEQIERLALQIHQSTRQLLRQLRPPVLEEMSLEKALHHLINEFAFDDNGITCHFNYSLDKEPENETIIFTLYRLVQELLNNISKHANATYIQISLTQNQNRLRLMISDNGIGMLPTSLSTQQSSGFGLRGIEERIRALGGEWEVVNHHGTKIIVNLPTNSKENSEN, from the coding sequence ATGAAAAGAGGGCTGCGTTTTCTCCTTCAATCCCTCTTTTTATTACTCACCTACTCTTTACTTTGGCTATCACTTTGGGTGATTGGTTTCTATTTAAGTCAAAACGGGCAACAAGCAGCTCTTTTCTTACCTCAAGGTCTGCGATTAGCCCTAATAATTTTACTCTGGCGTCGCTTTTGGCTACCGATGTTATTTGCAGAATGGGGGCTTTATTACTGGTTAGCGCAAGAGCAATTAATTACCCACTTCATTATTTATCTCTCACCAATACTAAGCCTTGTTGTCGCGCTAGAAGTTCAGCGTATTTGGTGGCGATATCCTCTTTATTGGCAACGCTTAACCCTATTAATTGGTGCTGTTGGCTTTAATAGCCTGCTACAAGCCTTTATTCTTGGTTTTGTGATTAATACCACCAGCGGTATTTTCCTGACATCCGTTACTGGTGGCATATTACTCGCCCCTTTTGTTTTTTTACTTTATGAATATCTACGCGAATTACAAAGTCGCGCTTTAGTTTCTGACGGTACACTCGAACCACCATTAAGAACATCATTATTAATGTGGGGATTTCTATTTTGCCTTATCGGGCTAAGCGCACAGTTTTTCTTAACCCCCGAAATAGAACGCTTATTAGTTATTCTTGTTTTTATCCCTAATGTATTTATGGCGTATCGTTATGGCTGGCAAGGCGGCGTATTATCCGCAATATTAGGCAGTTTGATCATTACGTTTGCTCGCCAAGTTAATGGCGCGTTTAATGACTTACGTGAATTAGAAATGTTCTTAACCACACAAGCTATTATTGGTATTGGCTTAGGAATAGCGATAAGTCGCCAACAACAATTAGCACATAATTTACGTCATTATCGGCTACGCTTAGAGCAAGAACTTCAAGCCAGACGCGAACTCATGGAGCAACTTGTTCATACAGAAGAGGATGTAAAAAAAGCCATTGCCCGTGAATTACATGATGAAATTGGACAAAATATTACCGCCATCCAAATTCAATCCATGTTAGTGAAAAAGATGGCTGATAATGATAAGACTCGTCAAACAGGGGAACAAATCGAACGGCTAGCGCTACAAATCCATCAATCTACACGTCAACTACTCCGACAATTACGTCCTCCTGTTTTAGAGGAAATGTCGCTTGAAAAAGCTCTTCATCATTTAATCAATGAATTTGCTTTTGATGACAACGGCATTACCTGTCATTTTAATTACTCGTTAGATAAAGAGCCTGAAAACGAAACCATTATTTTTACCCTCTACCGTTTAGTTCAAGAGCTGTTAAACAACATTAGTAAACATGCTAATGCAACCTATATCCAAATCTCACTGACTCAAAACCAAAATCGATTACGGCTGATGATTAGTGATAATGGCATTGGTATGTTACCCACATCATTATCAACACAACAAAGTAGTGGCTTTGGATTGCGCGGCATAGAAGAACGCATTCGCGCTTTAGGTGGAGAATGGGAAGTGGTAAACCATCACGGCACGAAAATAATTGTTAACTTACCCACAAATTCAAAAGAAAACAGTGAAAACTAA
- a CDS encoding response regulator transcription factor: MIKVALVDDHIVVRSGFAQLLMLEPDIHIVGEYSNGQEAWPYLVRDDIDIAVMDLSMPGESGLQLQSRLKQKRPDFRTIILSIYDTPAFVQSALDSGARGYLTKRCGPEELVQAVRAVHQGGCYLCSDAMKALRQTPEKEDALYTLTPREREIFNLLVQGVNVKTIAVQLNLSHKTVHVHRANVLGKLSCETTIDLVHFALKNQLITGSL, encoded by the coding sequence ATGATAAAAGTTGCTTTAGTAGATGATCACATTGTTGTGCGTTCTGGATTTGCACAGCTTTTAATGCTAGAACCCGATATTCATATCGTTGGTGAATATTCTAATGGGCAAGAAGCATGGCCTTATTTAGTCCGTGATGATATTGATATTGCCGTTATGGATCTCTCTATGCCCGGCGAAAGTGGTCTACAGCTGCAAAGTCGTTTAAAACAAAAACGTCCTGATTTTCGCACCATTATTTTAAGTATTTACGATACGCCCGCTTTTGTTCAAAGCGCGCTAGACTCCGGCGCTCGTGGCTATTTAACCAAACGTTGTGGCCCTGAAGAATTAGTACAAGCTGTACGTGCTGTACATCAAGGTGGCTGTTATCTCTGCTCTGATGCCATGAAAGCGTTACGACAAACACCTGAAAAAGAAGATGCGCTATATACGTTAACACCACGCGAAAGAGAGATTTTCAATCTTTTAGTTCAAGGCGTTAACGTCAAAACGATTGCGGTACAACTTAACCTTAGCCACAAAACCGTTCACGTTCATCGTGCCAATGTGCTTGGCAAATTAAGCTGTGAAACCACTATCGATTTAGTCCATTTCGCCTTAAAAAATCAGTTGATCACAGGCTCGTTGTAA
- the panD gene encoding aspartate 1-decarboxylase, with protein MLRTMLQGKLHRVKVTQADLHYEGSCAIDQDFMDAAGILENEAIDIYNVDNGERFSTYAICAERGSRIISVNGAAARRAAVGDRLIICSYVQIPDSDARSHKPNIAYFEDNNEMKRIAKAVPVQVA; from the coding sequence ATGCTACGCACAATGTTACAAGGCAAGCTCCATCGCGTAAAAGTGACACAAGCCGATCTTCATTATGAAGGCTCTTGCGCGATTGATCAGGATTTTATGGATGCCGCAGGCATTCTTGAAAATGAAGCGATTGATATTTATAACGTTGATAATGGTGAACGTTTTTCAACCTATGCCATTTGTGCAGAAAGAGGTTCACGAATTATTTCTGTTAATGGTGCTGCCGCTCGTCGTGCTGCCGTTGGCGATCGCTTAATTATTTGCTCTTATGTACAAATTCCTGATAGTGATGCGCGTAGCCATAAACCTAATATTGCTTATTTTGAAGATAACAATGAAATGAAGCGCATTGCTAAAGCGGTGCCCGTTCAAGTTGCGTAA